One Gossypium raimondii isolate GPD5lz chromosome 3, ASM2569854v1, whole genome shotgun sequence genomic window carries:
- the LOC105795125 gene encoding aconitate hydratase-like isoform X1 gives MGKLSLADRATIANMSPDYGATMGFFPVDHLTLQYLQLTGRSDETIAMIESYLRTNKMFVDYNEPQIEKVYSSYLELKLEDVELCISGPKSRDDEDDSVAKMKAAEEALEAKQKVTNICYLFFFFFIMFYNFVTNCSWYSEDICGKLPYDSIAFILHGCTMYFLTSLINFMCGV, from the exons ATGGGTAAATTGTCATTAGCTGACCGTGCCACTATTGCCAACATGTCTCCTGACTATGGTGCAACCATGGGATTTTTCCCTGTGGATCATCTCACTTTGCAATATCTACAATTGACTGGCAGAAGTGATGAGACT ATTGCTATGATAGAATCCTATTTACGGACTAATAAGATGTTTGTAGACTACAACGAG CCTCAGATTGAGAAAGTATACTCTTCTTACTTGGAACTGAAACTTGAGGATGTTGAACTCTGTATATCAGGGCCCAAGAG cagggatgatgaagatgattctGTTGCCAAGATGAAGGCAGCTGAGGAAGCCTTGgaagcaaaacaaaaagtaacaaatatctGCTacctgttcttttttttttttatcatgttttataattttgtgacaaATTGTTCTTGGTACTCTGAAGATATTTGTGGAAAATTACCCTATGATTCTATTGCATTTATACTGCATGGCTGCACCATGTATTTCTTAActagtttgataaattttatgtgtggtgtttaa
- the LOC105795125 gene encoding aconitate hydratase-like isoform X2, with translation MGKLSLADRATIANMSPDYGATMGFFPVDHLTLQYLQLTGRSDETIAMIESYLRTNKMFVDYNEPQIEKVYSSYLELKLEDVELCISGPKRDDEDDSVAKMKAAEEALEAKQKVTNICYLFFFFFIMFYNFVTNCSWYSEDICGKLPYDSIAFILHGCTMYFLTSLINFMCGV, from the exons ATGGGTAAATTGTCATTAGCTGACCGTGCCACTATTGCCAACATGTCTCCTGACTATGGTGCAACCATGGGATTTTTCCCTGTGGATCATCTCACTTTGCAATATCTACAATTGACTGGCAGAAGTGATGAGACT ATTGCTATGATAGAATCCTATTTACGGACTAATAAGATGTTTGTAGACTACAACGAG CCTCAGATTGAGAAAGTATACTCTTCTTACTTGGAACTGAAACTTGAGGATGTTGAACTCTGTATATCAGGGCCCAAGAG ggatgatgaagatgattctGTTGCCAAGATGAAGGCAGCTGAGGAAGCCTTGgaagcaaaacaaaaagtaacaaatatctGCTacctgttcttttttttttttatcatgttttataattttgtgacaaATTGTTCTTGGTACTCTGAAGATATTTGTGGAAAATTACCCTATGATTCTATTGCATTTATACTGCATGGCTGCACCATGTATTTCTTAActagtttgataaattttatgtgtggtgtttaa